The following nucleotide sequence is from Echeneis naucrates chromosome 5, fEcheNa1.1, whole genome shotgun sequence.
AAATATTATTATAGATATATGATTTTGGTCCACTGAACTCGCAGACCGTTAATCAAGATTAATGGTTAAATTACAGATTAAAAGAGTATcatgtgaaataatgaaacatttacaaTAATAAATAGCAATGTAATTCACAGAGAGTGACTATAGGTTCTGTTTTTAGCACTAAGGAAGTCACAAAAATAGATACAAACAtattctgctctctctctttcagctaTAACGAGTCTAAACAttgcacaaacaacaaaatatgtgCTAGGTCCTTAATTGTTCCAGTATTTCTTCCTGGATGTGGTAAACATATTCCTCTGTGCAGTTATGAAACATGAACGTAGCAGATAACAGCAGAATCGAGGCAGAGGCAGGATTAACAAAGTTGGGGGAAATGCTGGCTCTGCTGCAGTTCTACACCTGGACACATTGTGAATGGTACAGCatcaggagggaggaggatTAATCTGGGCTTCCACCCACACTGCTAATAACCAATGCCAGCATACAGCCATCTCCACCTCATTCTCTGCAGGTGCATTACAGCGATGCTCTACATTCCAGACAATCAGAGAAGATCAAAAAGCATCATGCTttagtaaatatataaattgtCTGTTAtactgtatgcatgtatgtaatTCCTCTGTAGTGGGGGAAACCAGACAAgcacggggagagcatgcaaactctgcacagacagGCCCCAGACCTGGGAATTTAACTGCGActttcttactgtggggcaacagcgctaaccactatgccgttGTGCTGCCCTTAGATCAGCAAGACAGTGGTGTgcaaaatatatacagtattcGTACAATGTGCGCAATGTGTTTAAGGATTTAACAACGAAGTAGAGTAATGTGGACTCAATGTTTCTTCCCTCTGAGTCTGTGATATCGACTGGATTCACAAGGCAGAAGTGCCAAAGCCatgtttatttagttgtttctttctttgttggaTAACCCTAATCTTCAAATTCCATTATCCTTATCCTTCCATATGCTGTTGCTACCTCTGAGACAGCAGAAGTTTCTCTCCTGAAGTGAACAGGGGTGGAACAAAGACAGTAATAAGATTTGACCACAGGACAGTGTGGCACACCTGTTGAGATCGGCCTCACTATAACTACACCAGTGAGATCTTCTCCTCCTGCACTTGTTTGTCTTGCCTCTACAATGCGTCTCTACCACTGTACACAGGTAAGATTAGTTTGATCCTCTATATCAGTTTATGAATTAAACTAGTGTATTCTTTAATTGGATACACTATTAAAGACTGACCAGGTTGGGAAAAGTTTTTGCTGTGCATGGTTTTTAAAGGTAAAGAAGTATCACGTCGGGCCTCATTCAAAACAGCCTGTTTCAGTCATTAAAAACTGCTTGTGATGataattttgtattttaagGAATCTTGAAAAAGACTGATCTTTTCAATTCTTTTCAACCTTCTAAATCATTCTACTCATTTATATGTGCCCATTACAATCTCACTGACTGTTTGACTAACTAACTAACCAGAGCAGGTTTTCAATAGATCAGTTATCGGACAtaagaaaacataatttaagGGTGAAAAAAATCAAGATCAATTTAAATCTTTGTTCTAAAGACAGGGGAAAAGGAATGGAAGAAACTGAAAGATTCTTTAATATAACTCGCCTTTTATATATGGAAAATATTGATAATTTTGGGTCGTGTTTTTAATTCATACATATTTTTATGTGATTTCTAAAgtcattacaataaaaaatgttttattcatttcttttttgtgtgcatacaagttttttttatctatttgaTTGCTGTTAATTTTCAAAGATAAATCTGTTAATGTAAAAACCTTTGTCTTCTGTTCATTCAGATGTCGCAAAAAATGGGTCTACTAAATAGAAGAGGTAAGAAAAAAGGCTTATCTTGCTTTGGTGCATCTAAAGGAACCCACAATATTGGGTCAGACATCATAGcccactacaaaaaaaaaacaaaaaaaacaaacccaattCAATGAAATTTTTGCTACTTTCTGCCCATGAGGCATCAGTGATTTGACTGTGTGTGCTGGCATTTGTtaatgtgtgtcagagagacATCACTGCTGGATCGTCCAACCTCCCCAGGTGATTGAGACTCAACAACAGGAGGGCAGTGACCTCATCAAGCCCAGAAAGCTGCCAAATCCCATCATGGCTTCTTGCCAACACAGAGCCCTTCACCAAGAGCTGCTCTTCTGTCACAGACGGTGAGAAAACACTGAGCtctgtacctgctgctgcatATGACCAGGTCACATCGGCAGCTCCATGCAAATGCACTGAACTACAGTCAAGTCCGAATCATTTACTGTAACAGAGAGTGATTATCTTGACTCTATATAGGTTTGGTTTTTCAGAGATGCactatttttctccttttacttatttttcaACATTCCCATATCAGCTCCAAGTGGCCTGGTTTTTCCATGTACATTGTGGTGCTTGTGTCGTAAAAGTTGAAACTGTGAACAGAAAGTTTTCTAATACCCTGCCCCAGTCAAAGAactctctcaggcttctccaACCTGCTGACCAGGGCTGCAGCTGGGGATACGCAACAAGCTTAGGTGGTGTTTAATACTGATGGAGTCAAAGATGCAACAGAGATCACTGCTATCTCCCAACAGGTAGTCTGTCTAAGAGAAAAAGTAATGCATGcatattgtaaaataaaattaaaatccagTTTGATTTGTGAAGAAGCCTACGTACATTTGTATAGAGAACAACaacctattttttttatattttggttgattagcactatatatatatatatatatatatgtatatagatatagatagataggtTATGGCATATCAGTTGTGCAGCATGATTAGTGTGCAGGAGCACACTGTTTTTTGAGGGAACATACAGTTAACATGCTGAATGTCCTTTGGTATCATTTCATTATTACCTGAAAAATTACAGGTCAGCACCAGTGCAGGACCTCCACATCTAACTCTTTCACCTTTCAGATGGTCTGAGATCAACCACCCAGACAGCTGATACAAGAGTTGATTTGCATCATCACCATAACCACAATGTGAAATGTGGAGTTCAGTGgtcaaaaaaatattctttttattagAACCATATATTTTTGTGGCATTTTACTCTGTCCTGCCCAATGTAATATGCAATAATCAAGCTGTGGGATTGATGTCTTTTTTTGAAACACATTTATGAATGGGATTTGTCAAAAAGAAGGTGTGCTTAGAAAATCTCTTTGACCACATAttctaataaaaataacaaagatatttttctttaggGCAGATAAACACTCTTCTGttgccattttttttgtgtgtcctcagatGTCTCCTTCCAAGAGTAAAGCCAGAGCTGATGCATGTGCTggaacacagacaaagagagaggcaTGAGCAGGCAGAACTGGCTCGCCATCCTCCCTCAGACTTGGAAGTGAAGCTACGTATGAGGCAACAAAGAATACAAGTTGTACGTATGCTTGATAaagataaaattataaaaaaccTCACACCCTAGGGAAAGCAATATTTGCAATACTTTAATTGGATTGTGGCTATGTGTGAGCAGGCAGAGGTGCAGACTTGTTGAGGTTTGCAAACAAGAGCTGAACAGACAGAT
It contains:
- the LOC115044189 gene encoding protein FAM107B translates to MRLYHCTQMSQKMGLLNRRERHHCWIVQPPQVIETQQQEGSDLIKPRKLPNPIMASCQHRALHQELLFCHRRCLLPRVKPELMHVLEHRQRERHEQAELARHPPSDLEVKLRMRQQRIQVCELEEKRREENLRNTPEFVRVRGTLKHVQAISS